In Arthrobacter sp. PAMC25284, a single genomic region encodes these proteins:
- a CDS encoding shikimate dehydrogenase — MRQRAAVLGHPIGHSKSPALHQAAYASLTAEIGYTAIDVTAAALPDFMARVRHEVEAGEGWRGLSVTMPLKSAMVGEVDEVRGVALALGVINTVVCDRGSRSDGPARLIGYNTDVTGIVNALLYAGVAPGPASVVLGGGGTAAAAIAALQELGAPSAAVYVRDVTRAAEARAAAAMLRFPIDVYPIAGAAAAMAAADVVVSTLPPRAADPQAAALIQELAGRSEAGTAPAVPGVLLDVAYDPWPSRIAAVWQNAGGTVVPGLEMLIYQAVEQVRHFTGLDGAVPAEVIDVMCDAVGAPRRVF; from the coding sequence ATGAGGCAACGGGCGGCCGTCCTGGGCCATCCGATCGGCCACTCAAAGTCCCCGGCGCTCCATCAGGCCGCCTACGCGTCGCTGACCGCGGAGATCGGCTACACGGCCATCGACGTCACGGCAGCAGCACTGCCGGATTTTATGGCCCGGGTGCGGCACGAAGTAGAAGCCGGAGAAGGCTGGCGCGGGTTGTCCGTGACGATGCCGCTGAAGTCCGCCATGGTCGGCGAGGTCGATGAGGTCCGCGGAGTGGCCCTCGCCCTCGGGGTAATCAACACGGTCGTCTGTGACCGCGGCAGCCGCAGCGACGGTCCGGCCCGCCTGATCGGCTACAACACCGACGTCACCGGCATCGTCAACGCCCTGCTGTACGCGGGCGTGGCACCCGGGCCCGCTTCCGTTGTACTCGGCGGCGGAGGGACAGCGGCCGCGGCCATCGCGGCACTGCAGGAACTCGGCGCACCGTCCGCCGCCGTGTACGTGCGGGACGTGACCCGGGCCGCCGAGGCCCGTGCCGCGGCAGCCATGCTCCGGTTCCCGATCGACGTGTACCCGATCGCCGGTGCGGCGGCCGCCATGGCCGCTGCCGACGTCGTAGTCTCCACCCTGCCGCCGCGGGCAGCGGACCCCCAGGCTGCAGCCCTCATACAGGAACTGGCCGGCCGCTCCGAAGCCGGGACGGCGCCCGCCGTGCCCGGGGTGCTTCTGGACGTTGCCTACGATCCGTGGCCCAGCCGCATTGCCGCGGTCTGGCAGAACGCAGGCGGGACAGTTGTCCCGGGCCTGGAAATGCTCATCTACCAGGCCGTGGAGCAGGTGCGCCACTTCACCGGACTGGATGGCGCCGTACCTGCCGAAGTCATAGATGTGATGTGTGACGCAGTCGGGGCACCCCGGCGGGTGTTCTAA
- the mltG gene encoding endolytic transglycosylase MltG produces the protein MSPVNSDDSAGEVSGGGRPLTRKEIRAREKLQTTQGQSIIPPQAFETGPAGDPTPPEPAQQMPSKPEPARPEPSLPQPADPQTMMQPAQPPADAPGESYPGDAGDEPAIDSRDHPQAAPTVHEPETTALYTVAADNPAPAADNGYYDHHEDAPTGPYAETEAHYVYQDAGLHPAGTYSPDGQAGVEYHGDDGEDLMARAASRAPKGPSKKIRRRRRFLALVLTLTLFVVAFSVGSQLLKPLLGADAVADYPGPGTGEVTITVPPGSGAKAVADELRAKNVVASADAFLKDFMAAGGALSPGDFSMREEMKNSDAVAVLLDREQGKVMYIALSAGLRVNESLQAISEGTGVSVPELTALSNDPGQFGVPSRAKNLEGFLAPGEYRFPLGTSATDILQKLVTTTLDELKAQGITDPAKQYDVVTVASIVQAEGGQAEYGDVAGAIYNRLKPTNTETNGLIQSDATVTYGLGIRSFYIDEDQKADKTNPYNTYANTGLPAGPIGSPGKTAIDAAAKPTSNDYMYWVTINLDTKETKFSRTLAQHNVYVAQYNAWCNDNPGRCV, from the coding sequence GTGAGCCCCGTCAACAGTGATGACTCCGCCGGTGAGGTTTCTGGCGGCGGCCGACCGCTGACTCGCAAGGAGATCAGGGCCAGGGAGAAGCTCCAGACCACCCAAGGGCAAAGCATCATCCCGCCGCAGGCCTTCGAAACCGGCCCGGCCGGGGACCCGACACCGCCGGAGCCTGCGCAGCAGATGCCATCCAAGCCGGAGCCTGCGCGGCCGGAGCCTTCTCTGCCGCAGCCGGCAGACCCGCAGACGATGATGCAGCCTGCGCAACCGCCGGCTGACGCTCCCGGTGAATCCTATCCCGGAGACGCCGGAGACGAGCCGGCGATTGATTCCCGGGACCACCCGCAGGCCGCACCCACGGTGCACGAACCGGAAACCACGGCACTGTATACCGTCGCGGCTGACAATCCGGCCCCGGCAGCGGACAACGGGTACTACGACCACCATGAGGACGCGCCCACTGGCCCGTACGCCGAAACAGAGGCGCATTATGTTTATCAGGACGCCGGGCTCCACCCGGCAGGCACGTACTCACCTGACGGGCAGGCCGGCGTCGAGTATCACGGCGACGACGGAGAGGACCTGATGGCGCGCGCTGCCAGCCGTGCCCCCAAGGGACCGTCCAAGAAGATCCGGCGGCGGCGCCGTTTCCTGGCACTGGTCCTGACCCTGACCCTTTTTGTTGTGGCGTTTTCCGTGGGTTCGCAGTTACTGAAACCCCTGCTCGGGGCCGATGCGGTGGCAGATTACCCGGGCCCCGGAACCGGCGAGGTGACGATCACCGTGCCGCCGGGGTCCGGTGCCAAGGCGGTCGCCGATGAACTGCGCGCGAAAAACGTCGTGGCCAGCGCCGATGCCTTCCTCAAGGATTTCATGGCAGCCGGCGGTGCCCTGAGCCCGGGCGACTTTTCGATGCGCGAAGAGATGAAGAACTCGGACGCCGTCGCGGTTCTGCTGGACAGGGAACAGGGCAAGGTTATGTACATCGCCTTGAGTGCCGGGTTGCGCGTCAACGAATCGCTCCAGGCTATCTCCGAGGGCACCGGAGTCTCCGTCCCCGAACTGACAGCCCTCAGCAACGACCCCGGCCAGTTCGGTGTCCCGAGCCGGGCGAAAAACCTCGAGGGCTTCCTTGCCCCGGGGGAATACCGGTTCCCGCTCGGCACGTCCGCCACGGACATCCTGCAGAAGCTCGTCACAACCACCCTGGACGAACTCAAGGCACAAGGCATCACCGATCCGGCCAAGCAGTATGACGTCGTCACCGTCGCCAGCATCGTGCAGGCGGAAGGCGGCCAGGCCGAGTACGGCGATGTTGCGGGAGCCATTTACAACCGGCTCAAGCCCACCAATACCGAAACCAATGGACTCATCCAGTCCGATGCCACCGTCACGTACGGGCTCGGCATCAGGAGCTTCTACATCGATGAAGACCAGAAGGCCGACAAAACCAACCCGTACAACACGTACGCCAACACCGGGCTGCCTGCCGGACCCATTGGATCGCCCGGCAAGACGGCTATCGACGCCGCCGCCAAGCCCACCTCCAACGACTACATGTACTGGGTGACCATTAACCTGGACACCAAGGAAACCAAGTTCTCCCGCACCCTGGCCCAGCACAACGTCTACGTGGCACAGTACAACGCGTGGTGCAACGACAACCCCGGACGCTGCGTATGA
- a CDS encoding shikimate kinase, with translation MAVGKSAIGRQLANHRAATFVDTDDLVVGQHGPIAEIFARRGEPAFREIEARAVAQAIEQSLGNSAVISLGGGAVLDSGTQQLLGRCMVVYLECDAATVAERIARNSVRPLLAGDAIGRWQTLFAARKPVYERLANLVLDVRSGTVPELTRRLENALQGYAAETAAVAPMPAATKKVD, from the coding sequence ATGGCCGTCGGCAAGTCGGCCATCGGACGGCAGCTGGCCAATCACCGGGCCGCAACGTTCGTGGACACCGACGATCTCGTGGTCGGTCAGCACGGTCCCATTGCGGAGATTTTCGCCAGGAGGGGTGAGCCGGCATTCCGCGAGATCGAGGCGCGTGCCGTTGCCCAGGCCATTGAACAATCACTGGGCAACAGCGCCGTCATTTCACTCGGCGGCGGAGCGGTCCTGGACTCGGGCACCCAACAGCTCCTCGGCCGGTGCATGGTGGTCTATCTCGAATGCGACGCCGCCACCGTCGCAGAACGCATCGCGAGAAATTCCGTCCGGCCGCTCCTGGCGGGCGATGCCATTGGCCGGTGGCAGACTCTGTTCGCCGCGCGGAAGCCGGTCTATGAACGGCTCGCCAATCTTGTTCTCGATGTCCGCAGCGGTACCGTTCCTGAGCTGACGCGCCGGCTCGAAAATGCGCTGCAGGGGTACGCCGCCGAGACGGCCGCCGTCGCTCCCATGCCAGCGGCAACAAAGAAAGTTGACTAG
- a CDS encoding PrsW family intramembrane metalloprotease gives MTNNGPSYPHSGGTPGSRAPFPQQANPTWLGQVEPRYYRPAPHDGGGVRPVLPPAYPAAGQRATRGLAGLVAAGGVLSLLGLFMVLPFLLQRTGAAGFVVGFVASLVPLSAVLLAVFVIDRWEPEPKRLLLFAFMWGAVVSIAVTMLIQPFFALAAGPAAGLDPTTFAATVQAPVVEEFAKSLGLLLILLFARKHFDGPVDGVVFAFTIAGGFAFTENILYFGRAIAGSDTPGAELAAVFFLRGVMSPFAHAIFTGTTGLVLGLAARRAGPGLSVVAFGVGLVPAMVLHSSWNSMGSDFLVQYLFVQVPIFLATVLVIVLLRVAENRLTRQRLREYAAAGWFAASEVDVLATASGRRTALRWAASSGRRPQMKAFLRAATRLAFTRQRVLSGRDVAAHQLDERHQLAHIAVLRDAVLR, from the coding sequence ATGACGAATAACGGGCCGTCCTATCCTCACTCCGGCGGAACTCCCGGAAGCAGGGCGCCATTTCCCCAACAGGCCAACCCCACCTGGCTGGGGCAGGTCGAGCCCCGGTATTACCGGCCGGCCCCGCACGACGGCGGTGGTGTCCGGCCCGTCCTGCCGCCCGCGTATCCGGCCGCGGGACAACGCGCCACCCGCGGCCTGGCCGGACTGGTGGCGGCCGGCGGGGTGCTGAGTCTCCTCGGCCTGTTTATGGTGCTGCCGTTCCTGCTGCAGCGCACAGGAGCGGCAGGCTTCGTCGTGGGCTTCGTGGCATCCCTGGTCCCGCTCTCGGCAGTGCTGCTGGCCGTGTTTGTGATTGACCGTTGGGAACCCGAACCGAAGCGTCTGCTGCTCTTCGCATTCATGTGGGGGGCGGTCGTGTCCATTGCCGTCACGATGCTGATCCAGCCGTTTTTCGCGCTGGCCGCGGGTCCGGCCGCCGGACTGGATCCGACGACCTTCGCGGCGACGGTCCAGGCACCCGTGGTCGAGGAATTCGCCAAGTCGCTGGGGTTGCTGCTGATCCTGTTGTTCGCCCGGAAGCATTTTGACGGGCCCGTCGACGGCGTCGTGTTCGCCTTCACGATTGCCGGTGGCTTCGCCTTCACCGAGAACATCCTGTACTTCGGCCGCGCCATCGCAGGCTCGGACACACCCGGGGCGGAGCTCGCGGCAGTGTTCTTCCTGCGTGGTGTGATGTCCCCCTTCGCGCACGCCATCTTCACCGGAACAACCGGACTTGTCCTCGGTTTAGCCGCCCGCCGCGCGGGGCCCGGGCTGTCCGTCGTCGCGTTCGGCGTTGGGCTCGTTCCGGCGATGGTGCTGCACAGCAGCTGGAACAGTATGGGGTCGGACTTCCTGGTCCAGTACCTGTTTGTTCAGGTGCCGATTTTCCTGGCCACGGTCCTGGTGATCGTGCTGCTGCGGGTAGCGGAGAACAGGCTCACCCGGCAGCGGCTGCGGGAGTACGCTGCCGCCGGCTGGTTTGCCGCTTCCGAGGTGGACGTACTGGCCACCGCTTCCGGCCGCCGCACGGCGCTGCGCTGGGCCGCCTCCAGCGGCCGGCGTCCGCAGATGAAAGCGTTCCTGCGCGCAGCAACCCGGCTTGCGTTCACCCGGCAACGGGTCCTCAGCGGCCGGGACGTGGCGGCCCACCAGCTCGACGAACGGCACCAGCTCGCCCACATCGCGGTCCTCCGCGACGCAGTCCTGCGCTGA
- the aroB gene encoding 3-dehydroquinate synthase: MNTESTVIKVTGTTPGENYDVVVGRGLLASLPALLGERVQRVLVIHPRALRLTGDTVREELAAAGFNALTAEIPDAEEGKHIEVASFCWQVLGQNDFTRSDAVVTVGGGAVTDLGGFVAATWLRGVKVIHMPTSLLGMVDAAVGGKTGINTAEGKNLVGAFHPPAGVLADLDTLDTLPKNELISGMAEVIKCGFIADPIILDLIEKDTAAVADPRSALLRELIERAISVKAEVVSEDLKESGRREILNYGHTLGHAIELAERYSWRHGAAVSVGMMFAAELARSVGRLSDADADRHRSILESLGLPITYRRDRWQALLDGMRRDKKSRGDLLRFVVLDGVAKPGILDVPDTSLLFAAYQEIAS, translated from the coding sequence GTGAATACCGAATCAACCGTCATCAAGGTCACCGGCACCACCCCCGGTGAAAACTACGACGTCGTAGTGGGCCGCGGACTGCTGGCCAGCCTGCCGGCACTCCTGGGGGAGCGGGTCCAACGCGTCCTCGTTATCCACCCGCGCGCGCTGCGCCTCACCGGCGACACCGTCCGGGAAGAGCTGGCCGCGGCCGGATTCAACGCCCTGACTGCCGAGATACCGGATGCCGAAGAAGGCAAACACATCGAGGTCGCCTCCTTCTGCTGGCAGGTTCTGGGGCAAAACGACTTCACCCGCTCCGATGCCGTGGTCACCGTCGGCGGCGGCGCCGTGACCGATCTCGGCGGTTTCGTCGCGGCCACCTGGCTGCGCGGCGTCAAGGTCATTCACATGCCCACCAGCCTGCTCGGCATGGTGGATGCGGCCGTCGGCGGCAAGACCGGCATCAACACCGCCGAAGGCAAAAACCTCGTTGGCGCGTTCCACCCGCCGGCCGGTGTGCTCGCTGACCTTGACACCCTGGACACGCTGCCGAAAAATGAACTCATCTCCGGCATGGCCGAGGTGATCAAATGCGGATTCATCGCCGACCCGATAATCCTGGACCTGATCGAAAAGGACACGGCCGCCGTCGCCGACCCCCGGTCGGCGCTCCTGCGGGAGTTGATCGAGCGGGCCATCAGCGTCAAAGCCGAGGTCGTCTCCGAGGACCTTAAGGAATCCGGGCGGCGTGAGATCCTCAATTACGGACACACCCTGGGCCACGCGATTGAACTCGCCGAACGGTACTCCTGGCGGCACGGGGCCGCCGTGTCCGTGGGCATGATGTTCGCCGCCGAGCTGGCCCGCAGTGTCGGGCGCCTCAGCGACGCCGACGCCGACCGGCACCGCAGCATCCTGGAAAGCCTGGGCCTGCCCATCACCTACCGCCGGGACCGCTGGCAGGCGCTGCTGGACGGCATGCGCCGGGACAAGAAGTCGCGGGGCGACCTGCTGCGTTTCGTGGTGCTCGACGGCGTGGCCAAGCCGGGGATCCTGGACGTCCCTGACACCTCTCTGCTGTTCGCCGCCTACCAGGAAATCGCCTCCTGA
- the pyrR gene encoding bifunctional pyr operon transcriptional regulator/uracil phosphoribosyltransferase PyrR, with translation MTSVPSAPGPAKVVLTRVVLNQADIDRALTRIAHEILEANKGAQDLVLLGIPLRGYPLAVRLAAKIAAADPSVDAAAIVGQLDVTMFRDDLSHQPTRPPYPTQLPRTGIDNKVVVLIDDVLYSGRTIRAALDAIIDLGRPRIVRLAVLIDRGHRELPIRADHVGKNLPTASSEKVRVRLAETDSVDGSPVNEVVIEAFA, from the coding sequence TTGACTTCAGTGCCATCAGCGCCGGGTCCGGCAAAGGTTGTGCTCACCAGGGTTGTCCTTAACCAGGCTGACATCGACCGCGCTCTCACTCGTATTGCCCACGAAATTCTTGAGGCCAACAAGGGCGCCCAGGACCTCGTCCTGCTCGGAATCCCGCTCCGCGGGTACCCGCTCGCCGTTCGCCTCGCCGCCAAAATCGCCGCCGCTGATCCTTCCGTGGACGCCGCCGCGATCGTCGGCCAGCTTGATGTGACGATGTTCCGCGATGACCTCTCACACCAGCCGACCCGCCCTCCGTACCCCACCCAGCTGCCGCGGACCGGCATCGACAACAAGGTGGTCGTCCTGATTGACGACGTCCTGTATTCCGGCCGGACCATCCGCGCCGCCCTGGACGCCATCATCGATCTCGGCCGCCCCCGCATTGTCCGGCTGGCCGTGCTGATCGACCGGGGCCACCGGGAACTTCCCATCCGGGCCGACCACGTTGGTAAGAACCTGCCCACCGCCTCATCGGAAAAGGTCCGCGTCCGGCTGGCGGAAACTGACTCGGTGGACGGTTCTCCAGTCAACGAGGTCGTTATTGAGGCCTTCGCATGA
- the efp gene encoding elongation factor P gives MATTNDIKNGTVLKLEGQLWNIIEFQHVKPGKGGAFVRTKMRNVMSGKVVDKTFNAGLKIETATVDRRDYQYLYQDGADYVFMDTSDFDQLTVSAATVGDATNFMLENQMVNIAIHEGNPLYIELPPSVVLEITYTEPGLQGDRSSAGTKPATLETGYEIQVPLFVENNTRVKVDTRDGSYLGRVND, from the coding sequence GTGGCAACCACTAACGACATCAAGAATGGAACCGTCCTTAAGCTTGAGGGCCAGCTTTGGAACATCATCGAGTTCCAGCACGTCAAGCCGGGCAAGGGCGGGGCGTTCGTCCGCACCAAGATGCGCAACGTGATGTCCGGCAAGGTCGTTGACAAGACCTTCAACGCCGGGCTCAAGATCGAGACCGCCACCGTCGACCGCCGCGACTACCAGTACCTGTACCAGGACGGCGCTGACTACGTGTTTATGGACACCAGCGACTTTGACCAGCTCACGGTCTCCGCTGCCACCGTCGGCGATGCCACGAACTTCATGCTGGAAAACCAGATGGTGAACATCGCCATCCATGAGGGCAACCCGCTCTACATCGAACTGCCCCCGAGCGTCGTCCTGGAGATCACCTACACCGAGCCGGGCCTGCAGGGCGACCGCTCCTCGGCCGGCACCAAGCCCGCCACGCTCGAAACCGGATACGAGATCCAGGTGCCGTTGTTCGTGGAGAACAACACCCGGGTCAAGGTCGACACCCGTGACGGCAGCTACCTCGGCCGGGTCAACGACTAG
- the nusB gene encoding transcription antitermination factor NusB: MSARGKARNRALDVLFEAEQRSLSAFDVLRSRREQTDQIVNPYTLEIVEGVVSHQAAIDEFLETYSQGWTLERMPSVDRIILRIGTWELLYNDDVPDGVAVSEAVALAKTLSTDESPTFINGLLGRLQQLKPSLLA, from the coding sequence GTGAGTGCCCGCGGTAAGGCCCGGAATCGGGCCCTGGATGTTCTGTTCGAGGCGGAGCAGCGCTCCCTCTCGGCGTTCGATGTGCTGCGGTCCCGCCGGGAGCAGACCGACCAGATCGTTAACCCGTACACCCTCGAAATCGTTGAAGGCGTCGTCTCCCACCAGGCGGCCATCGACGAATTCCTGGAGACCTATTCGCAGGGCTGGACCCTGGAGCGGATGCCCTCGGTGGACCGGATCATCCTCCGGATCGGCACCTGGGAACTGCTGTACAACGACGACGTCCCCGACGGCGTCGCCGTGAGCGAGGCTGTGGCACTGGCCAAGACGCTCTCCACGGACGAGTCGCCGACGTTCATCAATGGCTTGCTGGGGCGGCTGCAGCAGCTCAAGCCCTCCCTGCTCGCCTAG
- a CDS encoding aspartate carbamoyltransferase catalytic subunit, producing MRHLLSTQDLGLSDAVRILDTAEEMAAVGEREVKKLPALRGRTVVNLFFEDSTRTRISFEAAAKRLSADVINFAAKGSSVSKGESLKDTAQTLAAMGADAVVIRHWASGAPHRLAATDWIDAAVINAGDGTHEHPTQALLDAFTMRRHWSRLAGTPSAGADLTGMRIAIAGDVLHSRVARSNVWLLRTLGAHVTLVAPPTLLPIGVDAWPCEVSYDLDATLAKGVDAMMMLRVQGERMNASFFPTAREYSRRWGFDDNRLRALDSLGLKDTIIMHPGPMNRGLEISSAAADSPRSTVLAQVRNGVSIRMAALYLLLSGDTREPAAPAIAAHSTAATSNRESH from the coding sequence ATGAGGCACCTGCTTTCCACCCAGGATCTGGGCCTGTCCGACGCCGTCCGCATCCTCGACACCGCCGAGGAAATGGCGGCCGTGGGGGAGCGCGAAGTCAAGAAGCTCCCTGCCCTGCGCGGGCGCACCGTCGTGAACCTTTTCTTCGAGGATTCCACCCGCACCCGGATCTCGTTCGAAGCCGCAGCGAAGCGGCTCTCCGCGGATGTTATTAACTTCGCTGCGAAAGGCTCTTCCGTCTCCAAGGGTGAATCCCTCAAGGACACCGCCCAGACACTGGCTGCAATGGGCGCCGACGCCGTCGTCATCCGGCACTGGGCTTCCGGCGCCCCCCACCGGCTGGCAGCCACCGACTGGATCGATGCTGCCGTCATCAATGCCGGTGACGGCACCCACGAACACCCCACGCAGGCGCTGCTGGATGCTTTCACGATGCGCCGGCACTGGTCGCGGCTGGCCGGCACTCCGTCTGCGGGTGCGGACCTGACGGGGATGCGGATCGCCATCGCGGGTGATGTCCTGCACTCCCGGGTGGCCCGGTCCAATGTCTGGCTGCTCCGTACCCTGGGCGCCCACGTCACCCTCGTCGCACCGCCAACCCTGCTGCCCATTGGCGTGGACGCGTGGCCCTGCGAGGTCAGCTATGACCTCGATGCCACCCTCGCGAAAGGCGTCGACGCCATGATGATGCTCCGGGTCCAGGGTGAACGGATGAATGCCTCGTTCTTCCCGACCGCCCGCGAATACTCGCGGCGCTGGGGCTTCGATGACAACCGGCTCCGTGCGCTCGACAGCCTCGGCCTGAAGGACACCATCATCATGCACCCGGGCCCGATGAACCGTGGCCTGGAAATATCCTCCGCCGCCGCGGACTCCCCGCGGTCCACCGTGCTCGCCCAGGTCCGCAACGGCGTCTCCATCCGGATGGCGGCCCTCTACCTGCTGCTCTCCGGCGACACCCGCGAGCCGGCCGCCCCGGCCATTGCCGCCCATTCCACCGCCGCCACTTCGAACAGGGAGAGCCACTGA
- a CDS encoding tetratricopeptide repeat protein — MLLAASSSEWPESGFTGIKINPESLLPEVVNAESCAAALAASTDPADLIYVRLVEGRTAEAAELLASARCRQPSAIRLRLFEAVLLRMANRLDASAELYAQLLAETQGTLQEAAVLQHQGRSHFAVGNIAAAVDSLAAALDLRVAASDDAALIYASTVALQRARHVLEQAS, encoded by the coding sequence ATGCTCCTGGCCGCATCCTCCAGCGAATGGCCCGAGTCGGGATTTACAGGCATAAAAATCAACCCGGAAAGTCTGCTCCCGGAGGTTGTTAATGCGGAATCGTGCGCCGCGGCCTTGGCTGCATCCACGGATCCCGCAGACCTGATCTACGTCCGACTCGTTGAGGGTCGGACGGCTGAGGCTGCGGAACTGCTGGCCTCGGCCCGTTGCCGGCAGCCGAGCGCGATTCGTCTGCGCCTCTTTGAAGCCGTTCTGCTGCGCATGGCCAACCGGCTGGACGCATCCGCGGAGCTCTATGCCCAGTTGCTGGCTGAGACGCAGGGCACCCTGCAGGAGGCAGCCGTCCTGCAGCACCAGGGCCGCTCGCACTTCGCGGTGGGGAACATCGCCGCCGCCGTGGACAGCCTCGCAGCGGCACTGGATCTTCGGGTGGCCGCTTCCGACGACGCTGCCCTGATCTACGCGTCCACCGTGGCGCTGCAGCGTGCCAGGCATGTGCTCGAACAGGCCAGCTAA
- the aroC gene encoding chorismate synthase has protein sequence MLRWLTAGESHGPALVGIIEGVPAGVELTSARIGEALARRRLGYGRGARMKFEQDVVTILGGVRHGLTQGGPVAIQVGNTEWPKWEQIMSADPVDPEILADQARNAPLTRPRPGHADFTGMQKYGFDEARPVLERASARETATRVALGTVAAAFLQQLGIELVSHTVSIASVAVPEGRPLPLPGDVIALDTDPLRCFDRETSDAMVAEVDIAHKEGETLGGVVEVLAYGLPPGLGSYVHWDRRLDSRLAAALMGIQAIKGVEVGDGFLTAARRGSAAHDEIVKDSAGRIIRTSNRAGGIEGGMSIGDVLRVRAAMKPIATVPRALKTIDVSTGEAAKAHHQRSDVCAVPAAGVVAEAMVALVLAEAVAEKFGGDSVAETARNIKGYLGSIPASLDSIGH, from the coding sequence ATGTTGCGTTGGTTGACTGCCGGAGAATCCCATGGTCCGGCCCTGGTCGGAATTATTGAAGGCGTGCCCGCCGGTGTCGAGCTCACCAGCGCCCGGATCGGTGAGGCACTGGCACGGCGCCGCCTCGGCTACGGCCGTGGCGCACGGATGAAGTTTGAGCAGGATGTTGTCACGATCCTTGGCGGCGTCCGTCACGGGCTGACCCAGGGCGGCCCCGTCGCCATCCAGGTCGGCAACACCGAATGGCCCAAATGGGAGCAGATCATGTCTGCAGACCCTGTTGATCCCGAAATCCTGGCCGACCAGGCGCGTAACGCCCCGCTGACCCGGCCCCGGCCCGGCCATGCCGACTTCACCGGCATGCAGAAATACGGCTTCGACGAGGCCCGCCCCGTCCTTGAGCGGGCCAGCGCCCGTGAGACCGCCACCCGTGTGGCCCTCGGCACCGTCGCTGCGGCGTTCCTGCAGCAGCTGGGCATCGAGCTCGTGTCCCACACCGTCTCCATCGCCAGTGTCGCCGTCCCGGAAGGCCGGCCGCTCCCGCTGCCCGGCGACGTGATTGCCCTCGACACCGACCCCCTGCGCTGCTTCGACCGCGAAACATCGGACGCCATGGTCGCTGAAGTCGACATCGCGCACAAAGAAGGCGAAACCCTCGGCGGCGTCGTCGAAGTGCTCGCCTACGGCCTGCCGCCGGGACTGGGCAGCTACGTCCACTGGGACCGGCGCCTCGACTCCCGCCTTGCCGCCGCCCTGATGGGTATCCAGGCGATCAAGGGCGTGGAGGTCGGCGACGGCTTCCTGACGGCCGCGCGCCGCGGCTCCGCTGCGCACGACGAAATCGTCAAAGACTCCGCCGGCAGGATCATCCGCACGAGCAACCGCGCCGGCGGGATCGAAGGCGGCATGAGCATCGGCGACGTGCTGCGGGTGCGGGCTGCCATGAAACCGATCGCCACCGTTCCCCGGGCGCTCAAGACCATTGACGTCAGCACCGGGGAGGCGGCCAAGGCCCATCACCAGCGCTCGGACGTCTGTGCCGTCCCGGCCGCCGGGGTTGTCGCCGAAGCCATGGTCGCACTGGTCCTGGCAGAGGCCGTGGCCGAGAAGTTCGGCGGAGACTCCGTCGCGGAGACCGCCCGGAACATCAAGGGGTACCTGGGCAGCATTCCGGCGTCCCTGGACTCGATCGGGCACTAG
- the ruvX gene encoding Holliday junction resolvase RuvX, with amino-acid sequence MTEAAAPPDYPHGVKLGVDVGTVRVGVAVCDRDGILATPLRTLARNAKKNTDVRILAALAAELDAVEIFVGLPRTMKGEEHASARMATEYATLLAGALRGAGSKVPVRLVDERLSTVTAHRNLHQAGMSSRDHRKVVDQVAAAGILQHAIDMQKARGTEVGVRVNAEPVPGPAGDGAAAETAVHAPAEQEPAEHTRSSDHGRLQ; translated from the coding sequence GTGACTGAAGCTGCCGCGCCCCCCGACTACCCCCACGGTGTGAAACTGGGGGTGGACGTCGGAACCGTCCGTGTGGGAGTCGCCGTCTGCGACCGGGATGGCATTTTGGCGACCCCGCTGCGCACCCTGGCACGCAATGCGAAGAAAAACACGGACGTGCGCATCCTCGCGGCACTCGCCGCCGAGCTGGATGCCGTGGAGATTTTCGTCGGGTTGCCGCGGACGATGAAGGGCGAGGAACACGCCTCCGCACGGATGGCCACCGAGTACGCGACGCTGCTGGCCGGAGCCCTCCGGGGCGCCGGATCTAAAGTGCCCGTGCGTCTGGTGGATGAGCGGCTCAGTACCGTAACGGCCCACCGCAACCTGCATCAGGCTGGCATGAGCAGCAGGGATCACCGTAAAGTGGTGGATCAGGTTGCGGCCGCGGGTATCCTGCAACATGCAATCGATATGCAAAAGGCCAGGGGGACGGAGGTCGGGGTCCGCGTCAACGCGGAGCCCGTTCCGGGGCCGGCAGGAGATGGCGCAGCCGCCGAAACGGCGGTGCACGCGCCGGCAGAGCAAGAGCCGGCAGAACACACACGATCCTCGGACCATGGAAGGCTACAGTGA